Proteins encoded in a region of the Dasypus novemcinctus isolate mDasNov1 chromosome 24, mDasNov1.1.hap2, whole genome shotgun sequence genome:
- the PLAGL2 gene encoding zinc finger protein PLAGL2 isoform X1, with amino-acid sequence MTTFFTSVPPWIQDAKQEEEVGWKIVPRPRGREAESQVKCQCEISGTPFSNGEKLRPHSLPHPEQRPYSCPQLHCGKAFASKYKLYRHMATHSAQKPHQCMYCDKMFHRKDHLRNHLQTHDPNKEALHCSECGKNYNTKLGYRRHLAMHAASSGDLSCKVCLQTFESTQALLEHLKAHSRRVAGGAKEKKHPCDHCDRRFYTRKDVRRHLVVHTGRKDFLCQYCAQRFGRKDHLTRHVKKSHSQELLKIKTEPVDMLGLLSCSSTVNVKEELSPVLCMASRDVMGAKAFPGMLPMGMYGAHIPTMPTAGMPHSLVHNTLPMGMSYPLESSPISSPAQLPPKYQLGSTSYLPDKLPKVEVDSFLAELPGSLSLPSAEPQPASPQPAAAAALLDEALLTKSPANLSEALCAANVDFSHLLGFLPLNLPPCNPPGTTGGLVMGYSQAEAQPLLTTLQAQPQDSPGAGGPLNFGPLHSLPPVFTSGLSTTTLPRFHQAFQ; translated from the exons ATGACCACATTTTTCACCAGCGTCCCCCCCTGGATTCAAGATGCAAAGCAGGAGGAGGAAGTGGGCTGGAAAATAGTTCCCAGGCCTCGTGGCCGGGAGGCGGAGAGTCAAGTGAAGTGCCAATGTGAAATCTCGGGGACGCCCTTCTCAAATGGGGAGAAGCTGAGACCTCACAGCCTCCCCCATCCAGAGCAGAGACCATATAGCTGCCCACAGCTGCACTGTGGCAAGGCTTTTGCCTCCAAGTACAAACTGTATAG gcaCATGGCCACCCATTCGGCCCAGAAACCCCACCAGTGCATGTACTGTGATAAGATGTTTCATCGCAAGGACCATCTGCGGAACCACTTGCAGACCCACGACCCAAACAAAGAGGCCCTTCACTGTTCTGAGTGCGGTAAGAATTACAATACAAAGTTGGGCTATCGGCGCCACTTGGCCATGCACGCTGCCAGTAGTGGCGACCTCAGTTGCAAGGTGTGCCTGCAGACTTTTGAGAGTACTCAGGCCCTGTTAGAGCACCTGAAGGCCCACTCACGCCGGGTAGCAGGTGGTGCTAAGGAGAAGAAGCACCCCTGTGACCACTGCGACCGGCGGTTCTATACTCGTAAGGATGTGCGGCGGCACCTAGTGGTGCACACAGGCCGGAAGGACTTCCTCTGTCAGTACTGTGCCCAGCGGTTCGGCCGCAAGGACCACCTGACGCGACATGTCAAGAAGAGCCACTCACAAGAGCTGCTCAAGATTAAGACAGAGCCAGTGGACATGTTAGGCCTGCTCAGTTGCAGCTCCACAGTCAATGTAAAGGAAGAGCTGAGCCCTGTGCTGTGCATGGCCTCTCGGGACGTGATGGGGGCCAAGGCCTTTCCTGGCATGTTGCCCATGGGCATGTATGGTGCCCATATCCCTACAATGCCCACTGCGGGCATGCCACACTCCCTGGTGCACAACACACTGCCCATGGGTATGAGCTACCCTCTGGAATCCTCACCTATCTCTTCCCCAGCTCAGCTCCCTCCAAAATACCAGCTTGGATCTACCTCATACTTGCCCGACAAATTGCCCAAAGTGGAGGTGGATAGTTTTCTGGCGGAGCTTCCTGGAAGCCTGTCTCTCCCATCTGCCGAACCCCAGCCCGCCTCACCTCAGCCGGCGGCAGCTGCGGCCCTCCTAGATGAAGCACTGCTCACTAAGAGCCCCGCCAACCTCTCTGAGGCCCTCTGCGCTGCTAATGTGGACTTCTCTCACTTACTGGGCTTTCTTCCACTCAATCTTCCCCCGTGTAACCCGCCAGGGACCACAGGAGGCCTGGTCATGGGCTACTCCCAAGCCGAGGCACAGCCCCTTCTCACCACTTTGCAAGCTCAGCCTCAAGATTCCCCGGGAGCTGGGGGTCCACTGAACTTTGGGCCGCTGCACTCCTTACCTCCTGTCTTCACCTCTGGCTTGAGCACCACCACCCTGCCTCGTTTCCACCAGGCATTCCAGTAG
- the PLAGL2 gene encoding zinc finger protein PLAGL2 isoform X2, with protein sequence MATHSAQKPHQCMYCDKMFHRKDHLRNHLQTHDPNKEALHCSECGKNYNTKLGYRRHLAMHAASSGDLSCKVCLQTFESTQALLEHLKAHSRRVAGGAKEKKHPCDHCDRRFYTRKDVRRHLVVHTGRKDFLCQYCAQRFGRKDHLTRHVKKSHSQELLKIKTEPVDMLGLLSCSSTVNVKEELSPVLCMASRDVMGAKAFPGMLPMGMYGAHIPTMPTAGMPHSLVHNTLPMGMSYPLESSPISSPAQLPPKYQLGSTSYLPDKLPKVEVDSFLAELPGSLSLPSAEPQPASPQPAAAAALLDEALLTKSPANLSEALCAANVDFSHLLGFLPLNLPPCNPPGTTGGLVMGYSQAEAQPLLTTLQAQPQDSPGAGGPLNFGPLHSLPPVFTSGLSTTTLPRFHQAFQ encoded by the coding sequence ATGGCCACCCATTCGGCCCAGAAACCCCACCAGTGCATGTACTGTGATAAGATGTTTCATCGCAAGGACCATCTGCGGAACCACTTGCAGACCCACGACCCAAACAAAGAGGCCCTTCACTGTTCTGAGTGCGGTAAGAATTACAATACAAAGTTGGGCTATCGGCGCCACTTGGCCATGCACGCTGCCAGTAGTGGCGACCTCAGTTGCAAGGTGTGCCTGCAGACTTTTGAGAGTACTCAGGCCCTGTTAGAGCACCTGAAGGCCCACTCACGCCGGGTAGCAGGTGGTGCTAAGGAGAAGAAGCACCCCTGTGACCACTGCGACCGGCGGTTCTATACTCGTAAGGATGTGCGGCGGCACCTAGTGGTGCACACAGGCCGGAAGGACTTCCTCTGTCAGTACTGTGCCCAGCGGTTCGGCCGCAAGGACCACCTGACGCGACATGTCAAGAAGAGCCACTCACAAGAGCTGCTCAAGATTAAGACAGAGCCAGTGGACATGTTAGGCCTGCTCAGTTGCAGCTCCACAGTCAATGTAAAGGAAGAGCTGAGCCCTGTGCTGTGCATGGCCTCTCGGGACGTGATGGGGGCCAAGGCCTTTCCTGGCATGTTGCCCATGGGCATGTATGGTGCCCATATCCCTACAATGCCCACTGCGGGCATGCCACACTCCCTGGTGCACAACACACTGCCCATGGGTATGAGCTACCCTCTGGAATCCTCACCTATCTCTTCCCCAGCTCAGCTCCCTCCAAAATACCAGCTTGGATCTACCTCATACTTGCCCGACAAATTGCCCAAAGTGGAGGTGGATAGTTTTCTGGCGGAGCTTCCTGGAAGCCTGTCTCTCCCATCTGCCGAACCCCAGCCCGCCTCACCTCAGCCGGCGGCAGCTGCGGCCCTCCTAGATGAAGCACTGCTCACTAAGAGCCCCGCCAACCTCTCTGAGGCCCTCTGCGCTGCTAATGTGGACTTCTCTCACTTACTGGGCTTTCTTCCACTCAATCTTCCCCCGTGTAACCCGCCAGGGACCACAGGAGGCCTGGTCATGGGCTACTCCCAAGCCGAGGCACAGCCCCTTCTCACCACTTTGCAAGCTCAGCCTCAAGATTCCCCGGGAGCTGGGGGTCCACTGAACTTTGGGCCGCTGCACTCCTTACCTCCTGTCTTCACCTCTGGCTTGAGCACCACCACCCTGCCTCGTTTCCACCAGGCATTCCAGTAG